In Janibacter alkaliphilus, the following proteins share a genomic window:
- the mftC gene encoding mycofactocin radical SAM maturase (MftC is a radical SAM/SPASM enzyme that catalyzes the first two steps in biosynthesis of the electron carrier mycofactocin from the terminal Val-Tyr dipeptide of the precursor peptide MftA.) → MTLAPERSTGSAADHAAAPRVRTGARLVDHFEHGLDAPICLTWELTYACNLSCVHCLSSSGRRDPRELSTAECFALIEELQAMKVFYVNIGGGEPTVRPDFWEIVDHAVAHDVGVKFSTNGFRITPEKAARLAATDYVDVQVSLDGATPEVNDPIRGAGTYDAALRALRTLADAGMSDTKLSVVCTRENVPQLDRFKEIADDHGATLRLTRLRPAGRGADVWADLHPLPEQQREIYDWLVAHGDGVLTGDSFFHLAAFGDALPGLNLCGAGRVVCLIDPVGDVYACPFAIHDRFLAGNTRDAGFGTVWREAELFRELRSPQTGGACTRCSAYDACRGGCMAAKFFTGLPLDGPDPECVKGNATGALAAAAEADRPRPSGDHSHRGPTRNAPVPVTIGSRPPSSPCDESPLAPGRATVTPG, encoded by the coding sequence ATGACCCTCGCCCCCGAGCGCAGCACCGGCTCCGCCGCCGACCACGCCGCCGCCCCCCGGGTCCGCACCGGGGCTCGGCTCGTGGACCACTTCGAGCACGGCCTGGACGCCCCGATCTGCCTCACCTGGGAGCTCACCTACGCCTGCAACCTCTCCTGCGTGCACTGCCTGTCCTCCTCGGGTCGGCGCGACCCGCGCGAGCTGAGCACCGCCGAGTGCTTCGCGCTCATCGAGGAGCTGCAGGCGATGAAGGTCTTCTACGTCAACATCGGCGGCGGCGAGCCCACCGTGCGACCCGACTTCTGGGAGATCGTCGACCACGCCGTGGCGCACGACGTCGGGGTGAAGTTCTCCACCAACGGCTTCCGGATCACCCCGGAGAAGGCGGCCCGGCTGGCGGCGACCGACTACGTGGACGTGCAGGTCTCCCTGGACGGGGCCACCCCGGAGGTCAACGACCCGATCCGTGGCGCCGGCACCTACGACGCGGCGCTGCGGGCGCTGCGCACCCTCGCCGACGCGGGGATGAGCGACACCAAGCTCTCCGTGGTCTGCACCCGGGAGAACGTGCCGCAGCTGGACCGCTTCAAGGAGATCGCCGACGACCACGGCGCCACGCTGCGGCTGACCCGGCTGCGTCCGGCGGGCCGGGGCGCCGACGTGTGGGCCGACCTGCACCCCCTCCCGGAGCAGCAGCGGGAGATCTACGACTGGCTGGTGGCCCACGGCGACGGGGTGCTCACCGGGGACTCGTTCTTCCACCTGGCCGCCTTCGGCGACGCCCTGCCCGGGCTCAACCTCTGCGGGGCCGGCCGGGTGGTCTGCCTCATCGACCCGGTCGGCGACGTCTACGCCTGCCCCTTCGCCATCCACGACCGCTTCCTCGCCGGGAACACCCGCGACGCCGGCTTCGGCACGGTGTGGCGCGAGGCCGAGCTCTTCCGCGAGCTGCGCTCGCCGCAGACCGGTGGCGCCTGCACCCGGTGCTCGGCCTACGACGCCTGCCGCGGCGGCTGCATGGCCGCGAAGTTCTTCACCGGCCTGCCGCTGGACGGCCCCGACCCGGAGTGCGTCAAGGGCAACGCCACCGGCGCGCTCGCCGCGGCCGCCGAGGCGGACCGGCCGCGCCCCTCGGGCGACCACAGCCACCGTGGCCCGACGCGCAACGCCCCGGTGCCGGTGACCATCGGGTCGCGCCCGCCGTCCTCGCCGTGCGACGAGAGCCCGCTCGCCCCGGGACGCGCCACGGTCACCCCCGGCTGA
- the mftB gene encoding mycofactocin biosynthesis chaperone MftB (MftB, a small protein, is a peptide chaperone that assists the radical SAM enzyme MftC in performing two modifications to the C-terminal Val-Tyr dipeptide of the mycofactocin precursor peptide, MftA. MftB's role is analogous to the role of PqqD in the biosynthesis of PQQ, a cofactor that derives entirely from a Tyr and a Glu in the precursor PqqA.), which produces MLDQAWELNGSVAIRPEPFGALLYDFHSRRLTFLKDRRLVAVVEGLAAAPTVDDALARAGVPVALRPGFGAALDRLAQQRMITRRTS; this is translated from the coding sequence GTGCTCGACCAGGCCTGGGAGCTGAACGGCTCGGTGGCGATCCGCCCCGAGCCGTTCGGCGCCCTGCTCTACGACTTCCACAGCCGCCGGCTGACCTTCCTCAAGGACCGGCGCCTCGTCGCCGTGGTCGAGGGGCTCGCCGCGGCACCCACCGTCGACGACGCGCTGGCCCGGGCCGGGGTGCCCGTGGCCTTGCGTCCCGGGTTCGGCGCCGCCCTGGACCGGCTGGCCCAGCAGCGGATGATCACCAGGAGGACCTCATGA
- the mftA gene encoding mycofactocin precursor MftA (Mycofactocin is a small molecule electron carrier derived from the final two amino acids, Val-Tyr, of MftA, the mycofactocin precursor. It plays a role in redox homeostasis and the metabolism of alcohols and aldehydes in Actinobacteria, including Mycobacterium tuberculosis.) encodes MTPEDRTDTDAPVEAETAPPEALADDLVEDVSIDGMCGVY; translated from the coding sequence ATGACCCCCGAGGACCGCACCGACACCGACGCCCCGGTCGAGGCCGAGACCGCACCGCCGGAGGCGCTGGCCGACGACCTCGTCGAGGACGTGTCCATCGACGGCATGTGCGGCGTCTACTGA
- the mdo gene encoding NDMA-dependent methanol dehydrogenase (This methanol dehydrogenase is considered a nicotinoprotein, since its NADP cofactor remains is not dissociable, but instead remains permanently bound. A member of this family has been shown to act as a formaldehyde dismutase, able to convert two molecules of formaldehyde (plus one water molecule) into one of methanol and one of formate, with no net change in its redox state. More recently, it was shown in Mycobacterium smegmatis that this enzyme is critical to ethanol utilization, for which the biosynthesis of the cofactor-like electron carrier mycofactocin is also required.), protein MQVDELLKPFPIKEFHPFPRGLLGPGSHEMIGPEALKLGFRKTLVMTSGLRGTDIVHKIVESMKYHGLEVVVYDQVESNPKDYNVMDAVGLYQDNECDSFVSIGGGSSHDACKGARISVAHDGRNVNEFEGFNKSENPKNPPHIAVSTTAGTGSETSWAYVITDTTTDPDNPHKYVAFDDASVTTLAVDDPVLYYDCPIDYTAQCGFDVLAHASEPYVSRLNFEPSLGNALHAVKLTSQHLRQAVWNGEELSGREGMMYAQYIAAQAFNSGGLGIVHSISHAVSAFYDTHHGLNNAIALPRVWAFNMPAAYQRFADMAEAMGVDTHGMTKVQAADAALEAAIRLLRDVGITEKFTDVTQDSYSKNRLGQGPTKFYEDSPTIVGDDADIDRITNHVLGDACTPGNPKECTFETVRPVVEHCLNGDLDELLP, encoded by the coding sequence ATGCAGGTCGACGAGCTGCTCAAACCATTCCCGATCAAGGAGTTCCACCCCTTCCCGCGGGGGCTGCTCGGTCCCGGGTCGCACGAGATGATCGGGCCCGAGGCGCTCAAGCTCGGCTTCCGCAAGACGCTGGTGATGACCTCGGGCCTGCGCGGCACCGACATCGTCCACAAGATCGTCGAGTCGATGAAGTACCACGGGCTCGAGGTCGTCGTGTACGACCAGGTCGAGTCCAACCCCAAGGACTACAACGTCATGGACGCGGTCGGGCTCTACCAGGACAACGAGTGCGACAGCTTCGTCTCGATCGGCGGCGGCAGCTCGCACGACGCCTGCAAGGGGGCCCGGATCTCGGTCGCCCACGACGGCCGCAACGTCAACGAGTTCGAGGGCTTCAACAAGTCCGAGAACCCGAAGAACCCGCCGCACATCGCCGTCTCCACCACCGCCGGGACCGGCTCGGAGACCTCCTGGGCGTACGTCATCACGGACACCACGACCGACCCGGACAACCCGCACAAGTACGTCGCCTTCGACGACGCCTCGGTGACCACGCTGGCCGTCGACGACCCGGTGCTCTACTACGACTGCCCCATCGACTACACCGCCCAGTGCGGCTTCGACGTGCTCGCGCACGCCTCCGAGCCGTACGTCTCCCGGCTCAACTTCGAGCCCTCCCTGGGCAACGCGCTGCATGCGGTGAAGCTCACCTCGCAGCACCTGCGCCAGGCGGTCTGGAACGGCGAGGAGCTCTCCGGGCGCGAAGGGATGATGTACGCCCAGTACATCGCCGCGCAGGCCTTCAACTCCGGCGGTCTGGGCATCGTGCACTCGATCTCGCACGCCGTCTCCGCCTTCTACGACACCCACCACGGGCTGAACAACGCCATCGCGCTGCCGCGGGTGTGGGCCTTCAACATGCCGGCGGCCTACCAGCGGTTCGCCGACATGGCCGAGGCGATGGGTGTCGACACCCACGGGATGACCAAGGTGCAGGCCGCGGACGCGGCGCTGGAGGCGGCCATCCGGCTGCTGCGCGACGTCGGCATCACCGAGAAGTTCACCGACGTCACCCAGGACAGCTACTCCAAGAACCGCCTGGGGCAGGGGCCGACGAAGTTCTACGAGGACAGCCCGACGATCGTCGGCGACGACGCGGACATCGACCGGATCACCAACCACGTCCTCGGCGACGCCTGCACCCCCGGCAACCCCAAGGAGTGCACCTTCGAGACCGTGCGTCCGGTCGTCGAGCACTGCCTCAACGGCGACCTCGACGAGCTGCTGCCGTGA
- a CDS encoding AAA family ATPase: MTTTETDTESDTETDTLTFTDVGDARQRLADVGYLTDERLATTTFLQGALGKPLLLEGPAGVGKTQLAQSVAQATGRRLLRLQCYEGQDETKALYEWDYGKQLLYTQILREKINQVVADAPDLPSAVEMIAAQDSIFFSERFLAPRPLLEAIRSEDPVVLLIDEVDRADEALEAVFLELLAEFQVSVPEVGTFAARHIPLVVLTSNNTRDLSAALKRRCLHLFLDYPSAERELEIIRSKDTGLSDALAGQLVEVVRGLRELELRKAPSISETIDWARTLAVLGVDELSAPVVADTLNVVMKYERDIGLATRQIPRLLDPNATVPEPHHHHHGHEHHHGHGHAHDHGSASGHPHDEPPGSGRVAAATGRSESADGPDGREVRAAKDEPGRHDEAYYGSPSALAGSRRRSVTSGQGSRSFRTARKRPV; the protein is encoded by the coding sequence ATGACGACCACCGAGACCGACACCGAGAGCGACACCGAGACCGACACGCTGACCTTCACCGACGTCGGCGACGCCCGGCAGCGGCTGGCCGACGTCGGCTACCTGACCGACGAGCGCCTGGCGACCACCACCTTCCTGCAGGGGGCGCTCGGCAAGCCGCTGCTGCTCGAGGGCCCGGCCGGCGTCGGCAAGACCCAGCTGGCGCAGAGCGTCGCCCAGGCCACCGGCCGCCGGCTGCTGCGGCTGCAGTGCTACGAGGGGCAGGACGAGACCAAGGCCCTCTACGAGTGGGACTACGGCAAGCAGCTGCTCTACACCCAGATCCTGCGGGAGAAGATCAACCAGGTCGTCGCCGACGCCCCGGACCTGCCCTCGGCGGTGGAGATGATCGCCGCCCAGGACAGCATCTTCTTCTCCGAGCGCTTCCTCGCCCCGCGGCCGCTGCTGGAGGCGATCCGCTCCGAGGACCCGGTGGTGCTGCTCATCGACGAGGTGGACCGGGCGGACGAGGCGCTGGAGGCGGTCTTCCTCGAGCTGCTCGCCGAGTTTCAGGTCTCGGTGCCCGAGGTCGGCACCTTCGCCGCCCGGCACATCCCGCTGGTGGTGCTCACCTCGAACAACACCCGCGACCTGTCGGCGGCCCTGAAGCGCCGGTGCCTGCACCTCTTCCTCGACTACCCCTCCGCCGAGCGGGAGCTGGAGATCATCCGGTCCAAGGACACCGGGCTCTCCGACGCCCTGGCCGGCCAGCTCGTCGAGGTCGTCCGCGGCCTGCGCGAGCTGGAGCTGCGCAAGGCACCGAGCATCTCCGAGACGATCGACTGGGCGCGCACCCTGGCGGTGCTCGGGGTGGACGAGCTCTCCGCGCCGGTGGTCGCCGACACCCTCAACGTCGTCATGAAGTACGAGCGGGACATCGGCCTGGCCACCCGCCAGATCCCGCGGCTGCTCGATCCCAACGCCACCGTGCCGGAGCCGCACCACCACCATCACGGGCACGAGCACCACCACGGCCACGGGCACGCCCACGATCACGGGTCGGCCTCGGGGCACCCGCACGACGAGCCGCCGGGCTCGGGGCGGGTGGCGGCCGCGACCGGCCGGTCGGAGAGCGCGGACGGACCCGACGGGCGTGAGGTGCGCGCGGCCAAGGACGAGCCCGGCCGCCACGACGAGGCGTACTACGGCTCGCCCAGCGCGCTCGCCGGCTCGCGGCGGCGCTCGGTGACCTCCGGGCAGGGGTCACGCTCCTTCCGCACCGCACGCAAGCGCCCGGTCTGA
- a CDS encoding VWA domain-containing protein: protein MEGALHRFIRYLRLHGMRVSVAEALDALEAAAQGGIMSDRERLRSALAVTLVKDRRDMEVFDEVFDRFFRLRRVVPEEEGHGHAHDDLSDTGELTDLTLSEELSDTPQQGHSHGAPKDIKDFFKPEDMAEQYNLHQEANKLDLASMTDEVVLSKDGAGTQGEAARVQVTTSRLHNPGTPGTLAKQPGTELDVELSVAEELALLSWLGEPDDELAELAPDIDVAELRERLAPLLESLPERIKEHLQALMSAEAEVEERELDVARAEVLAEPDRLAFEESVRRLLRVLRGAPRPRRHVAGSGTIDPRRTMRANMRFDGVPFRPVLVSKREDRPQLLVLCDVSLSVRATSGFALHLVHSLQSVASKVRSFAFVDEVVEVSDLFADHHVQQALSIVMAGEGDGGVIDVDADSDYGAVLRQFLEEFGGAITRRTTVVIIGDGRGNGRDPGLRAFEEIARRARHVVWLTPEPRYSWGLGRCDLPLYEPDIDHIEVVRNLGGLETFSHRMGEVLV, encoded by the coding sequence ATGGAGGGCGCGCTGCACCGGTTCATCCGCTACCTGCGGCTGCACGGGATGCGGGTCAGCGTCGCCGAGGCGCTCGACGCCCTCGAGGCCGCGGCGCAGGGCGGGATCATGTCCGACCGGGAGCGGCTGCGCTCGGCGCTCGCGGTGACCCTCGTCAAGGACCGGCGGGACATGGAGGTCTTCGACGAGGTCTTCGACCGCTTCTTCCGGCTGCGCCGGGTGGTGCCCGAGGAGGAGGGGCACGGTCACGCCCACGACGACCTCAGCGACACCGGCGAGCTGACCGACCTGACGCTCTCGGAGGAGCTCTCCGACACCCCGCAGCAGGGTCACAGCCACGGCGCCCCGAAGGACATCAAGGACTTCTTCAAGCCCGAGGACATGGCCGAGCAGTACAACCTGCACCAGGAGGCGAACAAGCTCGACCTGGCGTCGATGACCGACGAGGTGGTGCTCTCCAAGGACGGCGCCGGCACCCAGGGTGAGGCCGCCCGGGTGCAGGTGACCACCTCGCGGCTGCACAACCCCGGCACGCCCGGGACGCTGGCCAAGCAGCCCGGCACCGAGCTCGACGTCGAGCTGTCGGTGGCCGAGGAGCTCGCCCTGCTCAGCTGGCTCGGCGAGCCCGACGACGAGCTGGCCGAGCTCGCCCCGGACATCGACGTGGCCGAGCTGCGGGAGCGGCTGGCACCTCTCCTGGAGAGCCTGCCGGAGCGGATCAAGGAGCACCTGCAGGCGCTGATGTCTGCCGAGGCGGAGGTCGAGGAGCGCGAGCTGGACGTGGCCCGCGCCGAGGTGCTGGCCGAGCCCGACCGGCTCGCCTTCGAGGAGTCGGTCCGGCGGCTGCTGCGCGTGCTGCGCGGCGCGCCGCGACCCCGGCGGCACGTCGCCGGGAGCGGCACGATCGACCCGCGCCGGACGATGCGCGCCAACATGCGCTTCGACGGGGTGCCCTTCCGCCCGGTGCTGGTGAGCAAGCGCGAGGACCGGCCGCAGCTGCTCGTGCTCTGCGACGTCTCGCTCTCGGTGCGGGCCACCTCCGGCTTCGCGCTGCACCTGGTGCACAGCCTGCAGTCGGTGGCCTCGAAGGTGCGCTCCTTCGCCTTCGTCGACGAGGTGGTCGAGGTGAGCGACCTCTTCGCCGACCACCACGTGCAGCAGGCCCTCTCGATCGTCATGGCCGGCGAGGGGGACGGCGGCGTCATCGACGTCGACGCCGACTCCGACTACGGGGCGGTGCTGCGGCAGTTCCTCGAGGAGTTCGGCGGCGCGATCACCCGGCGCACCACCGTGGTGATCATCGGCGACGGGCGGGGCAACGGCCGCGACCCCGGCCTGCGCGCCTTCGAGGAGATCGCCCGCCGGGCCCGGCACGTCGTCTGGCTGACCCCCGAGCCGCGCTACTCCTGGGGGCTGGGCCGGTGCGACCTGCCGCTCTACGAGCCGGACATCGACCACATCGAGGTGGTGCGCAACCTCGGCGGGCTGGAGACCTTCAGCCATCGCATGGGCGAGGTGCTGGTGTGA
- the mftM gene encoding mycofactocin oligosaccharide methyltransferase MftM: protein MSVGAIEALAPARGGCYRDGVITVRPRSPVAPRRPGGLRTAHFDLLREDGELVLEHALTLAGVDDDLAGLLSEELFEPGWLRGADLFERVFTGVVLTCDDDPVTAWAAFYENTLRAVDRAAPGDADLPAPPEGGAGHGTVAGYAPVYRRVAALVRGRSVLELGSCFGFLALRLADRHEVIASDVSSGTMDLLQVMSGRMGLPLDTLVCDAAHVPRADRSVDTVLAVHLLEHLEPEHAGRVIGTACRLARQRVVVAVPLEERPSEQYGHLWAVTLDALQRWADGAAGWCGEVSEDHGGWLVLDRVERG, encoded by the coding sequence GTGAGCGTGGGCGCGATCGAGGCCCTCGCGCCGGCCCGGGGAGGCTGCTACCGGGACGGGGTCATCACCGTGCGGCCACGCAGCCCGGTGGCGCCGCGCCGGCCCGGCGGGCTGCGGACCGCGCACTTCGACCTGCTGCGCGAGGACGGTGAGCTGGTGCTCGAGCACGCCCTGACGCTGGCCGGTGTCGACGACGACCTGGCCGGTCTGCTGTCCGAGGAGCTCTTCGAGCCCGGCTGGCTGCGCGGCGCCGACCTCTTCGAGCGGGTCTTCACCGGCGTCGTGCTCACCTGCGACGACGACCCGGTGACCGCGTGGGCGGCCTTCTACGAGAACACGTTACGGGCGGTGGACAGGGCGGCGCCGGGCGACGCCGACCTGCCCGCGCCACCGGAGGGCGGCGCCGGGCACGGCACGGTCGCGGGCTACGCGCCGGTCTACCGGAGGGTCGCCGCGCTGGTCCGGGGCCGGTCGGTGCTCGAGCTGGGCAGCTGCTTCGGCTTCCTCGCGCTGCGCCTGGCCGACCGGCACGAGGTCATCGCCTCGGACGTCTCCTCCGGGACGATGGACCTGCTGCAGGTCATGTCCGGCCGGATGGGTCTGCCGCTGGACACCCTGGTCTGCGACGCGGCGCACGTCCCGCGAGCGGACCGCAGCGTGGACACCGTGCTCGCGGTGCACCTGCTCGAGCACCTGGAGCCGGAGCACGCCGGCCGGGTGATCGGCACGGCATGCCGGCTGGCCCGGCAGCGGGTGGTGGTGGCGGTGCCCCTGGAGGAGCGACCGAGCGAGCAGTACGGCCACCTGTGGGCGGTCACCCTGGATGCGTTGCAGCGATGGGCCGACGGCGCTGCCGGATGGTGCGGCGAGGTCTCCGAGGACCACGGTGGCTGGCTCGTGCTGGACCGGGTCGAGCGCGGGTGA
- a CDS encoding MadR family response regulator transcription factor has protein sequence MTPGTNPATREDGGPAAISVMLVDDHAIVRQGLRAVLQREPEIDVVAEASSVGEALAVLDRVTPTVVLLDLKLSTSSDAEGLDLAREITTRHPQVAVLVLTTFIDDELVAEAIRAGAKGYVVKDVDTGALVGAIHDVSTGESAFDARSASAMVRAMQAPPSAPPTLSTREGEVLDLLAHGLSNPEIGRRLYISETTAKFHVGNILRKLEVSGRAEAVYEATKRGLL, from the coding sequence ATGACGCCAGGAACAAACCCCGCGACCCGCGAGGACGGCGGGCCGGCCGCGATCTCGGTGATGCTCGTCGACGACCACGCGATCGTGCGCCAGGGGCTGCGCGCGGTGCTGCAGCGCGAGCCGGAGATCGACGTGGTCGCCGAGGCCTCCTCGGTCGGCGAGGCGCTGGCCGTGCTGGACCGGGTGACCCCGACCGTGGTCCTGCTCGACCTCAAGCTCTCCACCTCCAGCGACGCCGAGGGGCTCGACCTGGCCCGGGAGATCACCACCCGTCACCCGCAGGTCGCGGTGCTGGTGCTGACCACCTTCATCGACGACGAGCTGGTCGCCGAGGCGATCCGGGCCGGGGCGAAGGGGTACGTCGTCAAGGACGTCGACACCGGCGCCCTGGTCGGCGCGATCCACGACGTGAGCACCGGGGAGTCCGCCTTCGACGCCCGCAGCGCCTCCGCGATGGTCCGGGCGATGCAGGCCCCGCCGAGCGCCCCGCCGACCCTGTCCACCCGCGAGGGCGAGGTGCTCGACCTGCTGGCGCACGGGCTGAGCAACCCCGAGATCGGTCGACGGCTCTACATCAGCGAGACCACCGCGAAGTTCCACGTCGGCAACATCCTGCGCAAGCTCGAGGTCTCCGGGCGGGCCGAGGCGGTCTACGAGGCGACCAAGCGCGGCCTGCTGTGA
- a CDS encoding MadS family sensor histidine kinase encodes MTDGARAADDGPPELARLTGVRSGKKSYYPAYLRSTQRTQRAVRAMDTISRAVVRTVEGPRSLLEEVARAAADHMNASWAVLALADKHLPKARQRFVVVGPDRHAAATPEEVPEIVRLELSAIRSGFSAPSARTDVWVRVPMYLEGRRIGGLAAQHGVDGEPEPEDLAVLRILANQAAVSLHTSEQYHAGLALHRQAERLAEETRAQARDLAVRTSQLERAERRLVVAEQRELVETERRRIARELHDSVTQYVLSAGMAVEVARGEAESMAADEVVEQLVVAKELTQDAVEQLRSAIFSLTRPRQEAVVSLHDLLVEVAGHHGSRLQVSVDVTGRSLDLGHDVHHEIARIVAEALFNAVSHAHAATARVRVRWRPDEVVVSVADDGDGEPAGLRRMLREERRTVGDGRHQGLSNMDTRARGLGGRLSFRRARSGGVQLVVRVPLPVTRTGPETLPASVAPGAVAPGAAAPDAVTPVRSAPVADARARGGSR; translated from the coding sequence GTGACCGACGGCGCTCGTGCGGCCGACGACGGCCCTCCCGAGCTGGCCCGGCTCACCGGGGTCCGCTCCGGCAAGAAGTCCTACTACCCCGCCTACCTGCGGTCCACCCAGCGCACCCAGCGGGCGGTGCGGGCGATGGACACCATCTCCCGGGCGGTGGTGCGCACCGTCGAGGGCCCCCGCTCGCTGCTGGAGGAGGTGGCCCGCGCCGCCGCGGACCACATGAACGCCTCGTGGGCGGTGCTCGCGCTGGCCGACAAGCACCTGCCGAAGGCGCGGCAGCGCTTCGTCGTCGTCGGTCCCGACCGGCACGCCGCGGCCACCCCGGAGGAGGTGCCGGAGATCGTCCGGCTGGAGCTCTCGGCGATCCGGTCGGGCTTCTCCGCGCCCAGCGCCCGCACCGATGTCTGGGTCCGGGTGCCGATGTACCTCGAGGGGCGCCGGATCGGCGGCCTGGCCGCCCAGCACGGGGTCGACGGCGAGCCGGAGCCCGAGGACCTGGCGGTGCTGCGCATCCTGGCCAACCAGGCCGCCGTCTCGCTGCACACCTCCGAGCAGTACCACGCCGGGCTGGCGCTGCACCGGCAGGCGGAGCGGCTGGCCGAGGAGACCCGCGCCCAGGCGCGTGACCTGGCGGTGCGCACCAGCCAGCTGGAGCGGGCCGAGCGACGGCTGGTGGTGGCCGAGCAGCGCGAGCTCGTCGAGACCGAGCGGCGACGGATCGCCCGGGAGCTGCACGACAGCGTCACCCAGTACGTGCTCTCCGCCGGGATGGCCGTCGAGGTCGCCCGCGGCGAGGCGGAGAGCATGGCCGCCGACGAGGTGGTCGAGCAGCTGGTCGTCGCCAAGGAGCTTACCCAGGACGCGGTCGAGCAGCTGCGCTCGGCGATCTTCTCGCTGACCCGCCCTCGCCAGGAGGCGGTGGTCTCGCTGCACGACCTGCTCGTCGAGGTCGCCGGGCACCACGGCTCGCGGCTGCAGGTGTCGGTGGACGTCACCGGGCGCAGCCTCGACCTCGGCCACGACGTGCACCACGAGATCGCCCGGATCGTCGCCGAGGCGCTCTTCAACGCGGTCAGCCACGCGCACGCGGCCACCGCCCGGGTCCGGGTGCGCTGGCGTCCGGACGAGGTGGTCGTCAGCGTGGCCGACGACGGTGACGGCGAGCCCGCGGGGCTGCGCCGGATGCTGCGCGAGGAGCGCCGCACGGTCGGCGACGGCCGTCACCAGGGCCTGTCCAACATGGACACCCGGGCCCGCGGTCTGGGCGGTCGGCTGAGCTTCCGCCGGGCCCGGAGCGGCGGGGTGCAGCTCGTCGTCCGGGTGCCGCTGCCGGTGACCCGGACGGGGCCGGAGACGTTGCCCGCCTCCGTCGCACCCGGAGCCGTCGCACCCGGAGCCGCCGCCCCCGACGCGGTCACCCCGGTGCGCAGCGCCCCGGTCGCGGACGCACGGGCGCGAGGAGGATCGCGATGA